In Edaphobacter paludis, a single window of DNA contains:
- a CDS encoding DUF507 family protein: MRISRDKLNKLAHTVADTLAEIPECDFLEDRNTIRQEARKALEKLLLEETKIDAAARQKIASQRKIIMEGSQEWDILYRKYYNDEVKKLGL, encoded by the coding sequence GTGAGAATCTCCCGCGACAAGCTCAACAAACTTGCCCACACGGTTGCCGACACCCTCGCCGAGATTCCGGAGTGCGACTTTCTCGAAGATCGCAATACGATTCGGCAGGAGGCCCGCAAGGCCCTCGAAAAGCTCCTCCTCGAAGAAACCAAGATCGACGCAGCCGCACGCCAGAAGATCGCCTCGCAGCGCAAGATCATTATGGAAGGCTCGCAGGAATGGGACATCCTCTACCGCAAGTACTATAACGACGAAGTCAAAAAGCTGGGGCTATAG
- a CDS encoding acyltransferase: MPQITSPREAGPYSRHVPSLDGLRGMAVLAVMASHLFPGTTRGTWLQPIGATLIFGANGVDLFFVLSGFLITGILFDSISDSGYFRKFYARRTLRIFPLYYGVLFLLFLLTPLIGFHWHRMNWALLFYLQNTNIFGTFYTFQLGHGISLDHFWSLAVEEQFYLVWPLAVFFIRDLRKLLWVCCSVSFVALLLRFLLIFHHVNYNFVNRSTFSRADSLLLGAVLALLLRSRLHDAVLASAKKIFFAIVAVIVALNLSRFLIERHSEWLFAFDSSYLAIRYTLVALGSAALIAWCLRPSSRTRIFFEGRTLRFFGKYSYGLYVLHYAAAGFFIATFRSWILHFTSSKLIGVVVAGFLTFLVAIVLAYASYNLYEKQFLRMKRYFDYDRSGAVKTPSPAAH; this comes from the coding sequence ATGCCCCAAATCACCTCCCCAAGAGAAGCAGGACCTTACTCCCGCCATGTTCCATCGCTCGACGGGCTTCGTGGGATGGCCGTTTTGGCGGTCATGGCATCGCATCTTTTCCCCGGTACGACTCGTGGCACATGGCTGCAACCGATAGGGGCGACTCTCATATTTGGTGCTAATGGAGTCGATCTCTTCTTCGTTCTATCCGGCTTCTTGATTACGGGAATTCTTTTTGATTCGATCTCTGATTCAGGCTATTTCCGTAAGTTTTACGCTCGAAGGACCCTGCGCATATTCCCCTTGTACTATGGTGTCCTTTTTTTACTGTTCCTTCTAACACCTTTGATTGGTTTTCATTGGCACAGAATGAACTGGGCGCTCCTCTTCTACCTGCAGAATACGAACATATTCGGGACCTTCTATACGTTTCAACTGGGGCATGGCATTTCGCTTGATCACTTCTGGTCACTGGCCGTTGAAGAGCAGTTTTATCTGGTATGGCCATTAGCGGTCTTTTTTATACGTGATCTGCGGAAGCTCCTCTGGGTCTGCTGCTCAGTTTCCTTTGTCGCACTTCTGCTGCGCTTCCTTCTGATCTTTCATCACGTCAACTACAACTTCGTTAACAGGAGCACTTTTAGCCGTGCGGACTCTCTGCTTCTTGGAGCTGTTCTGGCGCTCTTGCTACGCAGCCGTCTCCATGATGCTGTACTGGCCTCGGCAAAGAAGATATTTTTTGCGATTGTTGCCGTTATCGTCGCCCTCAATCTCTCTCGATTTCTGATTGAGCGGCATTCCGAGTGGCTCTTTGCCTTCGATAGCAGCTATCTCGCCATACGTTATACGCTGGTAGCGCTTGGCTCTGCGGCACTCATTGCATGGTGCCTGCGGCCTTCGTCGCGAACTCGTATCTTCTTTGAAGGTCGCACTCTGCGTTTCTTCGGCAAATACAGCTACGGGCTCTATGTGCTTCACTATGCTGCGGCGGGCTTCTTTATCGCCACGTTTCGCAGCTGGATTTTGCATTTCACTTCCAGCAAACTCATTGGGGTCGTGGTAGCCGGATTTCTTACGTTCCTCGTTGCTATCGTCCTCGCGTATGCCAGTTATAACCTGTACGAAAAGCAGTTCCTTCGCATGAAGCGATACTTCGATTACGATCGGTCTGGTGCAGTCAAAACTCCTTCACCTGCCGCCCATTAG
- a CDS encoding glycosyltransferase family 9 protein has translation MSLVQNLKGGILAGVAAVERVSNSGGVSRNGSLREIENFLLLQYPTALGTAIHATPLIRALRHAVPQCRIVVAASGFARDVFRNNPGIDRLIETPTPLKDLNGSVMTLRRELPFGETAFATLTSTGNERTRIAMQALLSGASIRVGFTVVPKLYRKPLIFDRTSSQIANNLRIVQALGHTSVHFEPEIFYRQEDLAFARETLARAGVQSGQPVAVFITQTSVTQRKSWRSERFKAAAEFLMTRYGAHILFVGTAAEAAAIDELRGSLSAPTTSVAGRTTVLQLAALMSLVTVGLTLDTGPMHLGRAVGLPMVIIAPAWSPPIEWLPLGNNKFRILKNADIPVPPPQDYIIDEVSVDEVTSALADLLTRYPNRIPDQTEIHQG, from the coding sequence TTGAGTCTTGTTCAAAACCTGAAGGGTGGAATCCTCGCCGGAGTCGCCGCAGTTGAGCGTGTCTCAAACTCCGGAGGAGTCTCGCGCAATGGTTCTCTTCGGGAGATCGAAAACTTTCTTCTGCTCCAATATCCCACCGCCCTTGGCACCGCGATACACGCAACCCCGCTGATTCGGGCCTTACGCCACGCTGTTCCACAATGCCGCATCGTGGTCGCAGCCAGCGGGTTCGCTCGGGATGTCTTTCGCAACAACCCAGGCATTGACCGGTTGATCGAAACACCGACTCCCCTGAAAGACCTGAACGGTTCTGTAATGACGCTTCGCCGCGAACTTCCGTTTGGCGAAACAGCCTTCGCCACGTTGACCTCCACAGGCAACGAGAGAACTCGTATCGCGATGCAGGCTTTGCTCAGCGGAGCATCGATCCGGGTTGGCTTCACTGTAGTGCCGAAGCTCTATCGTAAGCCGCTGATCTTCGATAGAACATCGAGTCAGATTGCCAATAACCTTCGTATCGTGCAGGCCCTGGGGCATACCTCGGTTCATTTTGAGCCGGAGATCTTCTACCGCCAGGAAGACCTCGCCTTCGCTCGCGAAACCCTCGCTCGTGCGGGTGTGCAAAGCGGTCAGCCTGTCGCAGTCTTTATCACGCAGACCAGCGTTACGCAGCGAAAAAGCTGGCGCTCTGAGCGATTCAAGGCTGCTGCCGAATTTCTGATGACGCGCTATGGTGCCCATATTCTATTTGTAGGCACCGCCGCCGAGGCCGCGGCCATCGATGAACTGCGCGGTAGTCTGTCGGCTCCTACAACCAGCGTTGCCGGCAGAACCACAGTGCTGCAACTGGCCGCTCTCATGAGTCTTGTCACGGTCGGCCTCACCCTGGACACGGGACCAATGCATCTTGGCCGCGCAGTCGGTCTTCCAATGGTCATCATTGCCCCGGCCTGGTCTCCTCCTATCGAGTGGCTGCCGCTAGGAAACAACAAATTCCGCATACTAAAGAACGCCGATATACCAGTACCGCCGCCGCAGGATTACATCATCGATGAAGTCAGTGTCGACGAAGTGACATCGGCGTTAGCTGATCTTCTTACGCGATATCCGAACCGCATTCCTGACCAGACAGAGATTCATCAGGGTTAA
- a CDS encoding response regulator, translating into MRDSTKLILLVEDDPDHELLTIRALKKSNIANEVRVARDGEEAIELLCGSNPIRPQVVLLDLKLPKVDGHEVLRRIRNCTTTKLLPVVVLTSSDEERDVVRSYQLGVNSYIRKPVNFIDFAEATRQLGLYWLVLNECPPLN; encoded by the coding sequence ATGAGGGACAGCACTAAACTGATCTTGCTGGTCGAAGACGATCCCGACCATGAACTACTTACGATTCGTGCTTTGAAGAAATCAAATATTGCGAACGAGGTCCGCGTGGCCCGGGACGGCGAAGAAGCGATCGAGCTGCTCTGCGGCTCCAATCCCATCCGCCCGCAAGTGGTTCTGCTCGACCTCAAATTGCCGAAGGTCGATGGCCACGAAGTTCTGCGCCGCATTCGCAATTGCACCACCACCAAACTGCTGCCGGTCGTTGTGCTCACCTCCTCCGACGAAGAACGCGATGTTGTTCGCAGCTATCAGCTGGGAGTCAATAGTTACATTCGCAAGCCAGTTAATTTCATCGACTTTGCAGAGGCTACACGGCAACTCGGATTGTATTGGCTGGTGTTGAACGAATGTCCTCCACTGAACTAG
- the miaB gene encoding tRNA (N6-isopentenyl adenosine(37)-C2)-methylthiotransferase MiaB, which produces MSKTFYIETFGCQMNAHDSEKVIGTLEHEGYSRVQDEADAGLILYNTCSIRDKAEQKVFHRLNEYKKLQGEGKKFAVIGCVAQQEGEKIFDKAPYVSLVSGSASYRNLPQMLARLEAGEQRITGLDDRQTDETFETPFVARTNPHRGYITIIEGCDKFCAYCVVPYTRGKERSRTANSVLDEAIRMADAGFTEIQLLGQNVNSYHDPSAKMTFAELLAAVGSIPGIRRVRFTTSHPRDFTKDIVDAIDAVPTLCDHVHLPVQSGSTNVLRAMAREYTRDWYLERISWIKAAKRNISITSDIIVGFPGETEEDLEQTATLLEEVGYDAIFAFKYSPRPNTPAINMADSIPEEVKVKRLQILLDRQRETQRLNYERHLGEVMELMVEGHNRQRNQVIGRSTQNKTVNFTTTQPILPATGSYVSVRITQTFPNSLLGEALAS; this is translated from the coding sequence GTGAGCAAGACTTTCTATATCGAAACCTTCGGCTGCCAGATGAACGCCCATGACTCTGAAAAGGTCATTGGCACCTTGGAACATGAGGGCTATTCCCGTGTACAGGATGAAGCCGACGCCGGGCTGATCCTCTACAACACCTGCTCCATCCGCGACAAAGCCGAACAGAAGGTCTTTCACCGCCTCAACGAGTACAAGAAGCTGCAGGGCGAGGGCAAAAAGTTCGCCGTGATTGGCTGCGTCGCCCAGCAGGAGGGCGAAAAGATCTTCGATAAGGCTCCCTACGTCTCGCTGGTCTCCGGTTCGGCGTCCTATCGCAATCTCCCCCAGATGCTAGCCCGCCTTGAAGCCGGGGAACAGCGCATCACCGGCCTCGACGACCGCCAGACTGACGAGACCTTTGAAACCCCCTTTGTCGCCCGCACCAATCCTCATCGCGGCTACATCACAATCATCGAAGGCTGCGACAAGTTCTGCGCCTACTGCGTCGTGCCCTACACGCGCGGCAAGGAGCGCAGTCGCACCGCGAACTCGGTTCTTGACGAAGCCATTCGCATGGCCGACGCGGGCTTTACCGAGATCCAGCTTCTAGGCCAGAACGTCAACTCCTACCATGATCCTTCGGCAAAGATGACGTTTGCCGAATTGCTCGCCGCCGTCGGCAGTATTCCCGGCATCCGCCGCGTCCGCTTCACCACCTCTCATCCACGCGACTTCACCAAGGACATCGTGGACGCCATCGACGCTGTGCCAACCCTCTGCGATCATGTTCATCTTCCTGTTCAGAGCGGTTCTACGAATGTGCTGCGCGCCATGGCGCGGGAGTACACGCGAGACTGGTATCTCGAGCGCATTTCGTGGATCAAGGCTGCCAAGCGCAACATCAGCATTACGTCGGACATCATCGTCGGCTTTCCCGGCGAGACCGAAGAAGACCTGGAGCAGACTGCGACCCTGCTCGAAGAGGTCGGCTACGACGCCATCTTTGCGTTTAAATATTCGCCCCGACCCAATACTCCGGCCATCAACATGGCTGACTCAATTCCGGAAGAGGTCAAGGTCAAGCGGCTGCAAATCCTCCTCGACCGTCAGCGCGAAACCCAACGCTTGAACTATGAGCGCCATCTTGGTGAAGTAATGGAACTTATGGTCGAAGGCCATAACCGTCAGCGAAATCAAGTCATTGGCCGTAGCACCCAGAACAAGACCGTCAACTTCACTACCACGCAGCCCATTCTCCCTGCGACAGGAAGCTACGTCTCTGTCCGCATCACCCAGACCTTTCCCAACAGCCTTCTCGGCGAGGCATTGGCAAGCTAA
- a CDS encoding bifunctional nuclease family protein — protein MKSNDQTEVHKTADSGSGAEVEMQIRGLMMDPVTNMPIVVLKDIASDLILPIWVGIFEANAIALELEKTATPRPMTHDLLQNLARGLNAQVNKVVVSELRDDTFYAVIWMDHAGETVTLDARPSDAIALALRWDCPIYVNRDVLENSKQAASGSQTLDADEMRRWLENLNDDDMGRYKM, from the coding sequence ATGAAATCAAACGACCAGACCGAAGTTCATAAGACTGCTGACTCCGGCTCTGGGGCAGAGGTCGAGATGCAGATTCGCGGCCTCATGATGGATCCAGTCACCAACATGCCGATCGTTGTGCTCAAAGACATTGCAAGCGATCTGATCCTTCCTATCTGGGTGGGCATCTTCGAGGCTAATGCTATCGCTCTCGAACTCGAAAAAACCGCGACGCCGCGGCCAATGACACACGATCTTTTGCAAAATCTCGCCCGAGGCCTCAACGCGCAGGTAAATAAGGTTGTCGTCTCGGAATTGCGCGACGACACCTTCTACGCGGTCATCTGGATGGACCATGCTGGAGAGACCGTGACCCTTGACGCCCGTCCCTCCGATGCCATCGCACTCGCCCTGCGCTGGGACTGCCCGATCTACGTCAATCGCGATGTGTTGGAAAATTCGAAACAAGCTGCCAGCGGCTCGCAAACCCTCGATGCTGACGAGATGCGACGCTGGCTGGAAAATCTGAACGACGATGACATGGGCCGTTACAAAATGTAA
- a CDS encoding PEP-CTERM sorting domain-containing protein, translated as MRLTAGLITAAAMVLTLTPLAQADSIQLSVSSSFTASFDSPNDNFWGEYSTVKGLFDRPSLGPGYYPRASTTFSNISVFVPSGDFVTSATIHILLPTTTVHGTGVVVVKQALPPPDWNAPQIAPTFGINGWSDVHVDLDEESGILLPIINGDEVSTGNLNLYFDVMGFISDTVNTPGVNWDGYIGGSGSIVSPYTVQLDVTYSPVPEPSSIALLGTGLVGLAGFARRKFLS; from the coding sequence ATGCGCTTAACTGCCGGTCTAATTACTGCCGCCGCCATGGTTCTTACCCTTACACCCTTAGCCCAGGCGGATAGCATTCAACTCTCAGTTAGCTCCAGCTTTACGGCGTCGTTCGATAGTCCAAATGACAATTTCTGGGGTGAATACTCCACCGTTAAGGGTCTGTTTGATCGTCCTAGTCTTGGACCTGGATATTATCCGAGAGCGAGCACCACCTTCTCCAATATTTCGGTTTTCGTTCCTAGTGGAGATTTCGTAACCTCGGCCACAATTCATATTCTGTTACCCACAACCACGGTTCACGGGACAGGTGTCGTCGTTGTTAAACAAGCTCTTCCGCCCCCAGATTGGAATGCTCCGCAAATAGCCCCGACATTTGGCATCAATGGGTGGTCCGATGTGCACGTGGATCTGGATGAAGAATCTGGCATTTTGCTCCCAATCATCAACGGAGACGAAGTATCGACCGGAAACTTGAATTTGTATTTTGACGTAATGGGCTTTATTAGTGACACCGTTAACACTCCAGGGGTCAACTGGGATGGTTATATCGGCGGGAGTGGGAGCATCGTTTCTCCTTACACTGTCCAGTTGGATGTCACATACTCGCCTGTACCCGAACCCTCCAGCATCGCTTTACTTGGCACTGGCCTTGTGGGCTTGGCAGGATTCGCACGGCGCAAGTTCCTCTCCTGA
- a CDS encoding DUF507 family protein, which produces MIFSKDYVGYLARQTLKHLVAEKMIESSKPAVLEERVTAAMIEELALEDRINDEVRVILEAFQDDMLKTGASYPEMFKKVKNELARKYKAVL; this is translated from the coding sequence ATGATTTTTTCTAAAGATTACGTTGGATATCTGGCGCGCCAGACCCTCAAGCACCTCGTCGCCGAGAAGATGATCGAGAGCTCTAAGCCCGCCGTTCTCGAGGAGCGGGTTACAGCCGCTATGATCGAAGAGTTGGCCCTCGAAGATCGTATTAATGACGAGGTCCGCGTCATTCTCGAAGCCTTCCAAGACGATATGCTCAAGACCGGAGCCAGCTACCCCGAGATGTTCAAAAAGGTGAAGAACGAGCTGGCCCGCAAATACAAGGCGGTGCTGTGA
- the aroA gene encoding 3-phosphoshikimate 1-carboxyvinyltransferase → MSIQIIRPARTLQGSLTLPGDKSISHRYAMLAGLAEGTTRLSNFSTGADPHSSLACMEALGATIVKQDKTIEITGTAGAFRQPEHPLDCGNSGSTMRMLAGLIAPHPHTFTLIGDHSLTMRPMERIRKPLSRMGAEIHLTGGDGAVGGHAPMTIVGGPLTAIDFDTPIPSAQVKTAVLFAGLQANGTTSLTESVRTRDHSEQALKAFGATLTREGEKLSIPGHQKLKAIDATVPGDLSSAAFFLCAALLFPDSNLILDSLGMNPTRAALLDVITALGGKIKVLTVEEHHGELIGTIQVNTMPGGLKGIAIAGALSAQLIDELPVLAAIAPYTREGITIRDAKELRVKESDRIALVAKNLKAMGAEFTEYEDGLSIPGNQQLHGAQIDSGSDHRIAMAFSIAALRATGDTEIHGAEAAAISFPEFFTYLDTLCLR, encoded by the coding sequence ATGTCCATTCAAATCATCCGCCCCGCCCGCACCCTGCAAGGCTCCCTTACTCTGCCCGGAGACAAGTCGATCTCCCATCGCTACGCCATGCTCGCCGGCCTCGCCGAAGGCACCACCCGCCTCTCCAACTTCTCGACGGGGGCCGATCCCCACTCCTCGCTGGCCTGCATGGAGGCGCTCGGCGCCACCATCGTCAAACAAGACAAGACCATCGAGATCACCGGCACCGCCGGGGCCTTCCGCCAGCCTGAGCATCCCCTGGACTGCGGCAACTCAGGCAGCACTATGCGCATGTTGGCCGGGTTGATCGCTCCGCATCCCCACACCTTCACCCTCATCGGCGATCATTCCCTCACCATGCGTCCCATGGAGCGCATCCGCAAGCCGCTTTCAAGGATGGGCGCGGAGATCCACTTGACCGGCGGGGACGGAGCCGTCGGCGGCCACGCCCCCATGACCATCGTCGGCGGACCGCTTACCGCCATCGACTTCGACACTCCTATCCCGTCGGCGCAGGTCAAAACTGCGGTCCTCTTCGCCGGTCTTCAGGCCAACGGGACCACCAGCCTCACCGAATCTGTTCGCACCCGCGACCACTCCGAACAGGCGCTCAAGGCGTTCGGCGCGACGCTCACACGGGAGGGCGAAAAGCTGAGCATCCCTGGCCACCAAAAACTCAAAGCCATCGACGCTACCGTTCCCGGCGATCTCTCCTCCGCCGCATTCTTTCTCTGCGCTGCTTTGCTCTTCCCCGATTCGAACCTCATCCTCGACTCGCTCGGCATGAATCCCACTCGCGCGGCGCTGCTCGATGTCATCACAGCTTTGGGCGGAAAGATCAAAGTCCTCACCGTCGAAGAACACCACGGCGAACTCATCGGCACGATCCAGGTCAACACCATGCCGGGCGGACTCAAGGGCATCGCCATCGCCGGAGCGCTCTCCGCGCAGCTCATCGATGAGTTGCCGGTCCTCGCCGCCATCGCTCCCTACACCCGCGAAGGCATCACCATCCGCGATGCCAAAGAGCTTCGCGTCAAGGAGTCCGACCGCATCGCGCTTGTCGCCAAAAATCTCAAGGCCATGGGGGCCGAGTTCACTGAATACGAAGACGGTCTCAGCATTCCCGGAAACCAGCAACTTCACGGTGCGCAGATCGACTCCGGCAGCGACCATCGCATTGCGATGGCCTTCTCTATCGCCGCTCTCCGGGCCACCGGCGACACCGAGATTCACGGAGCCGAAGCTGCCGCTATCTCCTTCCCTGAGTTCTTCACGTATCTCGACACTCTCTGCTTACGCTAG
- a CDS encoding (2Fe-2S) ferredoxin domain-containing protein, translating to MPKFKHHIFICTNERDESASRPSCLPRGSKKLKSAFKDAIKDAGLKHQVRANESGCLDQCEHGPTVVVYPEAVWYGFVRLEDVEEIVAEHLVQGRPVERLRLADTCLNTEHCPHRPAAKHK from the coding sequence GTGCCGAAATTCAAGCACCATATCTTTATCTGCACGAACGAGCGCGACGAGTCCGCGTCCCGTCCAAGCTGTCTTCCGAGGGGTAGTAAGAAGCTTAAATCGGCCTTCAAGGACGCTATCAAGGACGCCGGGCTCAAGCACCAGGTCCGCGCCAATGAGTCCGGCTGCCTCGATCAGTGCGAGCACGGCCCAACTGTTGTCGTCTATCCGGAGGCAGTCTGGTATGGTTTTGTGCGACTGGAAGATGTTGAGGAAATCGTCGCCGAGCACCTTGTCCAGGGCCGTCCCGTTGAACGCTTGCGACTCGCTGACACCTGCCTCAACACCGAGCATTGCCCGCACAGGCCCGCTGCGAAGCACAAGTAA
- a CDS encoding ATP-binding protein, producing the protein MSSTELAPRELNVLLVEDNIDDAFLLERHLKRHGFAPQVTRVETGPQMLAALEQNTLPDVVLADYNLPNFSGPAALRLLKQSALDVPFIMMSGAVSEETAVESMRAGAHDYVSKQNLTRLVPALERELKEASGRRNKLAAEEALRASEARFHRLVEAMPLGLLISDASGRVIYANQAVERLLGCTDNDIACGTLTLDSLCPSLTAAHSALTHTAPPEPFEAVCTTRKGETITVLVGIALLNPEAKPEDRQIAAFIADLSLQKKSEELLRRTEKLAVAGRLAASIAHEINNPLEAITNCLYLAAGTELSDLSRSYIELAQNELDRVAQITVQTLRFYRGSTRTVETDVHELIETVFALLESRLRGLQIEVVRQFRATSSVMVQAGEIRQVLANLFGNAMDALPSGGRILLRTAATRDWRSGRHGIAITVADNGTGMDSATLNRLFEPFFSTKGITGTGLGLWISHEIVAKHRGTLHVRSRATENGVAGGTVFRLFIPTEDESYSSDTAKTEAKALTRVVATGA; encoded by the coding sequence ATGTCCTCCACTGAACTAGCACCACGCGAACTGAACGTTCTCCTCGTCGAAGACAATATCGACGACGCCTTCCTGCTGGAACGGCATCTGAAGCGGCACGGGTTCGCGCCACAGGTCACTCGCGTCGAGACCGGCCCCCAAATGCTGGCCGCCCTTGAGCAAAACACTCTCCCTGACGTGGTGCTGGCCGACTACAATCTGCCCAACTTCAGCGGACCCGCCGCGCTGCGACTGCTCAAACAATCCGCTCTCGACGTTCCCTTCATCATGATGTCGGGAGCTGTCTCCGAAGAGACTGCCGTCGAGTCCATGCGTGCAGGCGCGCATGACTACGTCTCCAAGCAGAACCTCACTCGTCTCGTCCCCGCCCTCGAACGCGAATTGAAAGAAGCCTCAGGCCGTCGCAACAAACTTGCCGCCGAAGAAGCGCTGCGCGCCAGCGAAGCCCGCTTTCATCGTCTCGTCGAGGCAATGCCGCTGGGCTTGCTGATCAGCGACGCCTCGGGCCGCGTCATCTACGCCAATCAAGCAGTGGAGCGATTGCTCGGCTGCACGGACAACGACATCGCTTGCGGAACGCTAACGCTGGATTCTCTCTGCCCGTCGCTCACTGCGGCCCATTCAGCCCTGACTCATACGGCACCACCTGAACCATTTGAGGCCGTCTGCACCACGCGCAAGGGGGAGACGATCACGGTCCTCGTCGGAATCGCGCTTCTCAATCCCGAAGCAAAACCTGAAGACCGCCAGATAGCCGCCTTTATCGCCGATCTCTCGCTCCAGAAGAAGAGCGAAGAACTCCTGCGTCGCACCGAAAAACTGGCTGTAGCTGGGAGGCTCGCTGCCTCCATCGCTCACGAGATCAATAATCCTCTAGAGGCGATCACAAACTGTCTCTATCTGGCTGCAGGTACTGAACTATCAGACTTGTCGCGCAGCTACATCGAACTCGCGCAGAACGAGCTCGACCGTGTAGCGCAGATTACCGTGCAGACTCTGCGCTTCTACAGGGGCAGCACACGGACCGTCGAAACCGACGTCCATGAGTTGATCGAGACCGTCTTCGCGCTACTGGAGTCGCGCCTTCGCGGCCTGCAAATCGAGGTCGTCCGCCAGTTCCGCGCAACCTCGTCCGTCATGGTGCAGGCCGGTGAGATACGGCAGGTGCTTGCCAACCTCTTCGGAAACGCGATGGATGCCCTGCCTTCGGGCGGCCGCATCCTGCTCCGTACCGCGGCCACACGTGACTGGCGCTCCGGCAGGCACGGTATCGCCATTACCGTGGCAGACAATGGCACCGGCATGGACAGCGCAACCCTCAACCGCCTCTTCGAGCCCTTCTTCTCGACCAAGGGAATCACCGGTACCGGCCTCGGCCTCTGGATCTCCCACGAGATCGTCGCCAAACACCGCGGGACCCTGCATGTCCGCAGCCGCGCCACAGAGAACGGTGTCGCAGGTGGGACCGTCTTCCGGCTGTTCATCCCTACCGAAGATGAGTCTTACTCTTCCGACACGGCCAAAACTGAAGCAAAGGCATTAACCCGCGTGGTTGCCACCGGCGCGTAA
- a CDS encoding CHASE3 domain-containing protein yields MKPKTNRVFVPSLLLLAFGIVGLNTWLAFRSINSLVRSEAWVDHTWQAIDQVERIMSSAKDAETGNRGYLITGDQKYLAPYLSARQELPAELKHFQELTADNPSQQAHVHEMDAAIGRRLNLLQQGIDLRRSGSVDSGHALILSGTGKLEMDNLRRIADQMEGVEHGLLIERTAVAKSSSRQARYTLALASCLDFLLIVVMLRYFVRERHMRVALERDAERLAVARAEAEERADEVRSLNATLEDRVKRRTAELETTNRELEAFSYSVSHDLRAPLRTIDGFSLALEEDYATLVDDVGRDYIRRVRNGVQRMGQLIDALLQLSRITRADLSREDVDLSQMAESIASEFKDQNPAGNLTFNIESGLHVHADPRLLRIALENLFGNAVKFSSKIAGPTVEFGWDPDQKAWFVRDNGAGFDMFYSDKLFNAFNRLHGDKDFTGSGIGLATVARVIHRHQGRIWAKSSVNHGATFWFTLG; encoded by the coding sequence ATGAAGCCAAAGACCAACCGAGTTTTCGTCCCCAGCCTGCTGCTGCTCGCATTTGGCATCGTCGGCCTTAATACCTGGCTTGCATTCCGTTCCATCAATTCGCTCGTCCGCAGCGAAGCCTGGGTGGACCATACCTGGCAGGCGATCGATCAGGTCGAGCGCATCATGAGTTCAGCCAAGGATGCCGAAACCGGCAATCGTGGCTATCTCATCACGGGCGATCAAAAATATCTCGCGCCCTATCTCTCGGCGAGACAAGAGTTACCCGCTGAACTCAAGCATTTTCAGGAATTGACCGCCGACAATCCAAGCCAGCAGGCGCACGTTCACGAGATGGACGCTGCAATCGGCCGCCGCCTCAACTTGCTGCAGCAAGGCATTGACCTGCGCCGCAGTGGAAGCGTGGACAGCGGTCATGCGCTGATCCTGAGCGGGACCGGCAAGCTGGAGATGGATAACCTGCGCCGTATCGCCGACCAGATGGAGGGGGTAGAGCACGGTCTGCTGATAGAACGCACCGCGGTCGCAAAATCGAGCAGCCGTCAGGCACGCTACACGCTCGCGCTGGCCAGCTGCCTCGACTTTCTTTTGATCGTCGTGATGCTCCGCTATTTTGTTCGTGAGCGCCACATGCGCGTCGCCTTAGAACGGGATGCGGAACGGCTTGCCGTGGCGCGCGCAGAGGCCGAGGAACGCGCCGACGAGGTTCGGTCACTCAACGCAACGCTCGAGGACCGTGTAAAGCGTCGCACCGCCGAATTGGAGACGACCAACCGCGAGTTGGAGGCTTTCAGCTACTCGGTCTCGCACGACCTTCGCGCCCCGCTGCGCACCATCGACGGCTTCAGCCTCGCGCTCGAAGAAGACTACGCGACCCTGGTCGACGACGTTGGGCGAGACTATATCCGCCGCGTCAGAAACGGCGTTCAACGCATGGGGCAGCTGATCGATGCGCTTCTGCAACTCTCGCGCATCACCCGCGCCGATCTCTCCAGGGAGGATGTTGACCTTAGCCAGATGGCCGAATCCATCGCCTCCGAATTCAAGGACCAGAATCCGGCGGGCAATCTCACCTTCAACATCGAGAGCGGGTTGCACGTTCATGCCGATCCTCGGCTGCTCCGCATCGCTCTCGAAAACTTGTTCGGAAATGCCGTCAAATTCAGTTCCAAGATCGCGGGGCCTACCGTCGAATTTGGCTGGGATCCGGATCAGAAGGCGTGGTTTGTACGCGACAACGGCGCCGGCTTCGACATGTTCTACTCCGACAAGCTCTTCAACGCTTTCAACCGCCTGCATGGGGACAAAGATTTCACCGGCTCAGGCATCGGTCTGGCGACGGTGGCCCGTGTCATCCATCGCCACCAGGGTCGCATCTGGGCCAAAAGCTCTGTCAATCATGGCGCTACCTTTTGGTTTACGCTAGGATGA